The following coding sequences are from one Microbacterium wangchenii window:
- a CDS encoding GAP family protein: MDIVSDAPLAITLTVLALVDGLSIGTLLIPVFLLLAPGRVRGDRVLLYLVTIAVFYLAAGVLFTLGLVNLVDVAHDVLSSSAGQVVQLVVGGGLLVTAIVMGGGGPKKTAAAAARADSSERSGEVSSPSSGGTATATVKSARLARWRDRLLSRDASPGAVMAVAVGAGVIEIATMLPYLVAMGMLAEAPLAMPVRFASLAGYCAVMVLPALVLLALRIIAAPLVERPLARLAAWMERTGRENTAWIVGIVGFFIARAAANELGLFDGLAQLG, from the coding sequence ATGGACATCGTCTCGGACGCGCCTCTTGCGATCACGCTCACCGTGCTCGCGCTCGTGGACGGGCTCAGCATCGGAACGCTGCTCATCCCCGTGTTCCTTCTGCTCGCTCCCGGCCGCGTGCGCGGCGACCGGGTGCTCCTCTACCTCGTCACGATCGCGGTCTTCTACCTGGCCGCGGGCGTCCTCTTCACGCTCGGCCTGGTGAACCTCGTCGACGTCGCGCACGACGTCCTGTCCTCATCGGCAGGGCAAGTGGTCCAGCTGGTCGTGGGCGGCGGACTCCTGGTGACCGCGATCGTCATGGGCGGAGGAGGGCCGAAGAAGACCGCCGCCGCCGCGGCCCGGGCCGACAGCAGTGAGCGATCCGGGGAGGTGTCATCCCCCTCGTCCGGCGGCACCGCCACGGCGACCGTGAAGAGCGCACGACTCGCCCGCTGGCGGGACCGGCTGCTCTCCCGCGACGCGTCGCCGGGGGCCGTGATGGCCGTCGCCGTCGGCGCCGGGGTCATCGAGATCGCCACGATGCTGCCCTACCTCGTGGCGATGGGGATGCTGGCCGAAGCGCCGCTCGCCATGCCCGTGCGGTTCGCCTCGCTGGCGGGCTATTGCGCCGTGATGGTGCTGCCCGCCCTCGTGCTGTTGGCGCTGCGGATCATCGCCGCTCCGCTGGTCGAGCGTCCGCTGGCACGCCTGGCCGCATGGATGGAGCGCACCGGCCGCGAGAACACGGCCTGGATCGTCGGCATCGTGGGATTCTTCATCGCGCGCGCCGCGGCGAACGAGCTCGGTCTGTTCGACGGGCTGGCGCAGCTGGGTTGA